The Branchiostoma floridae strain S238N-H82 chromosome 1, Bfl_VNyyK, whole genome shotgun sequence sequence ATCAGAGCCCTGATTAGAGTTACAGAGTAAATTAATGggaatttttttcaacattcatttcatagaaaattgtttatttgaTAGTCATTGTTGTATGAATATATTGGGTTCATAAGACACCTAATGAACTCTAAAGTGTGCACATTTATATATTCCGGTCACATAGCACTAGTATTTACACTGTGTACCTGTCTTTGTCTGTATGGTAGCTGTGTCCCCTTCCTCTGGTTCAGTCTGGCACGCTGAGGCCTCTAAGGAAACAAGCAAACATTACTTTTAAGATTTGCTTGATCtattttttacttttaaagCATTcgatacgaggggcattcaataagtaatgtccgtgacccacttccagttgtctgatctaaattaaattttgcatgtgtaataagtcatatctctatgggttatgttgcaaaaaacagctctgaaataattgtggttactgatttactggtgtttgaactgagtcaggtgtgaaatggaccaggtgtgaaatggagcaagttgagtgtcgcgcagtgatccgatttttgtatttgaaaggacgcacaccaaaggggacttttgatgaaatgaaaaaaaaaacttatggtgatgatgccccatcatatgaccttgtaaaacgctggcatcctgaattcaaacaaggtcggaagtctgtggaaacagctcccagacctggtcgtccctcttctgccaatgatgaggcatctgtcggaggaccaacctgggatgtcctacaagaacggtgtccagagctacatcaaatgatgggagaaatgcaaaactctgggtggttcctatgaagagaaagactaataactgtgccaagtttcattaatctcctgctatgggaaatgggtcagggacattacttattgaatgcccctcgtatattATGTGAAACGAAAATGGACATCGCCCTCATATGTGATATGGTGATATGTCTTAGGAAGGAATTGAACAAAATCTTGTAGGGATCAGTAGCTATATGTATAAACATGACCTGAAtagacgtacatgtacatgaaacagATATACCTTTCACAATTAGCATGGTTTTGGCGTTGGTAACGATGAATCCGGCTTTTAGTTCCCCTTCATAATAACCGGTATCGCCCATACTGACGTTGTTCAGCTGCAGCGTGAGCTTGCCAAGTCTGGTGTGTTCTCCTGCAGGAGACCAGCTCTCCGTAATCCCAGCGCGCAGGATGAAGTCTAGAGCACCGTAGCATTTCGAATTGTTTCTCAGGATGACACAGTGGTTCTCTCTGTCAGGGGACCAGACTGTTCTTTCGTACAGGCGATCTAGTGCGAGGTTCGCCGGTATCGTCACATTGAAGGTGAAGGCTACGTTCTCCCCCTCGCAGACTTCTACCTCTGACGGTACTGGCGTGATGTGCGCATGCTGTACCTGGTTGTCTTGGAGGTTTCTAGCAGTGGGGAGTTTGTCCGAATCAGCAGCAACTAGTAGAAAACGGAGGAAAAAATGAGCGTTCATAGTTATTTGTCCCAATTGAAAATCAGTTCCCATATCTTTAAGTATTTGAAGCTGGTGATGATGTCAGAAATATACCTTCAAGTTAACAATTAATTATACAAGGGGCCATTTCGTGGGGAAAGTTAGCTTTGAGGGGATGGGGGATCGACGTCGCTGAATGATTCTAACAATTGGAATTATGTTAACGTCACAGGAGGAGCAACAAATGCGATAGTCAACAAACAACGTGAAGAGTCCTGCTATGTCACACTTATGCAATCTCGAATATGTCAGAATGTCCTAGCCATACATGTTGAGAAGACTTACTAGAATTTCAACCTACATTTTGTTGTCTATCACACCAACCTAGAAAGTAAAACATGTATGGGCTTTCTTTAAATCTACAGTGCATCATATAGTCGTGCAGTACTCGACAGGGCAAGGCACGCCTCCCCTAATTATggtttcagaagaaaaaaacacaaacacactccaTTACAATTCAAAGTCAGTAGAACGATCCTCACATACAATCAGGTAGTAGCAAACTACTAGGCCACCCAGCAGAAACTTTGAATTCCAGATCCACTGAGAAGCAATAGAAAGCGTCATTTCGGGACGAAATGTAGTCTCAGTTCACAAGCCGCAGCTTAGTTAACCGTCTGTATGGTGGCGTATTTTTGTACCGTAACGTATGACCACAAGGCCGTGAGTCATTTCCTGTCTCACTATTCCGCCTCAATCTGGTTAGCTCCAGTTGGTTATTCTTCAATTGGCTAAAAGCACACTTGTTTTCCTTGGTCTTTGTGTACGATCGCAATTTTAAGACATTTTCTTGAGGGTAAGGAAAAGTCGGAGGGATAAAACATGATCGGGGGAAGGAAATACTGACAATGACTAAAATTGTTTTCTGAACAATAGCAGGTGTGTTGTTCCCCCTTGTGTAAGCCCTTTTGTTtaggctgttgttg is a genomic window containing:
- the LOC118413764 gene encoding uncharacterized protein LOC118413764, whose product is MKVSGVTWWFCQILYILTALCYLAAVAADSDKLPTARNLQDNQVQHAHITPVPSEVEVCEGENVAFTFNVTIPANLALDRLYERTVWSPDRENHCVILRNNSKCYGALDFILRAGITESWSPAGEHTRLGKLTLQLNNVSMGDTGYYEGELKAGFIVTNAKTMLIVKGISVSCTCTSIQVMFIHIATDPYKILFNSFLRHITISHMRAMSIFVSHNIRGAFNK